Proteins from a single region of Xenopus laevis strain J_2021 chromosome 9_10S, Xenopus_laevis_v10.1, whole genome shotgun sequence:
- the sult1a1.S gene encoding sulfotransferase family 1A member 1 S homeolog, which translates to MPILGPFAENWENVEKFQARPDDLLICTYPKSGTTWICEIVDQILAVNNAEGCKNAAIFERVPFLEYAVPNMISGTAALDQRASPRIIKTHLPVELLPKSFWDNKVKIIYVARNAKDVAVSYYHFYQMAIVHPEPGTWDEFLDSYIEGKVCFGPWSTHVKGWWQMAKKWDVLYLFYEDMLEDLTREIRKVVKFMGKDLSKELVEKIASLTSFKAMKENKNSNYTTVPSSVMDHSISPFMRKGVCGDWKNQFSVAQNEKFDKYYQREMADCDLSFRS; encoded by the exons ATGCCCATACTGGGACCCTTTGCAGAAAACTGGGAGAACGTCGAGAAGTTCCAGGCCAGACCAGACGATCTGCTGATCTGCACGTACCCCAAGTCTG GTACCACCTGGATATGTGAGATTGTGGATCAAATTCTTGCTGTAAACAACGCTGAAGGGTGCAAGAATGCGGCCATATTTGAACGGGTGCCCttcctggagtatgcagtgcccAACATGATTTCAG GCACAGCCGCCCTGGACCAACGGGCATCCCCTCGTATCATCAAGACCCATCTTCCAGTGGAACTTCTACCCAAGAGCTTCTGGGACAATAAAGTTAAG ATCATATATGTAGCTCGTAATGCCAAGGATGTGGCGGTGTCTTATTATCATTTCTACCAGATGGCAATTGTGCACCCAGAACCAGGAACATGGGATGAGTTCTTGGACTCTTACATTGAAGGGAAAG TGTGTTTTGGGCCGTGGAGCACTCATGTAAAAGGCTGGTGGCAGATGGCAAAGAAGTGGGATGTCCTATATCTGTTCTATGAAGACATGCTAGAG GACCTAACACGTGAGATCAGGAAAGTGGTCAAGTTCATGGGGAAGGACCTCTCTAAGGAGCTTGTGGAGAAGATTGCAAGTCTCACCTCCTTCAAAGCCATGAAGGAGAACAAAAATTCCAACTACACAACGGTTCCAAGCTCTGTGATGGACCATTCCATCTCCCCCTTCATGAGGAAAG GTGTGTGCGGCGATTGGAAGAACCAGTTCTCAGTGGCTCAAAATGAGAAGTTTGATAAATATTACCAGAGAGAGATGGCGGATTGTGATTTATCCTTCCGTTCCTAA
- the sult1a1.S gene encoding sulfotransferase family 1A member 1 S homeolog isoform X1, with the protein MIHPPAKLVRGMPILGPFAENWENVEKFQARPDDLLICTYPKSGTTWICEIVDQILAVNNAEGCKNAAIFERVPFLEYAVPNMISGTAALDQRASPRIIKTHLPVELLPKSFWDNKVKIIYVARNAKDVAVSYYHFYQMAIVHPEPGTWDEFLDSYIEGKVCFGPWSTHVKGWWQMAKKWDVLYLFYEDMLEDLTREIRKVVKFMGKDLSKELVEKIASLTSFKAMKENKNSNYTTVPSSVMDHSISPFMRKGVCGDWKNQFSVAQNEKFDKYYQREMADCDLSFRS; encoded by the exons ATGATTCACCCTCCTGCAAAACTGGTGAGGGGGATGCCCATACTGGGACCCTTTGCAGAAAACTGGGAGAACGTCGAGAAGTTCCAGGCCAGACCAGACGATCTGCTGATCTGCACGTACCCCAAGTCTG GTACCACCTGGATATGTGAGATTGTGGATCAAATTCTTGCTGTAAACAACGCTGAAGGGTGCAAGAATGCGGCCATATTTGAACGGGTGCCCttcctggagtatgcagtgcccAACATGATTTCAG GCACAGCCGCCCTGGACCAACGGGCATCCCCTCGTATCATCAAGACCCATCTTCCAGTGGAACTTCTACCCAAGAGCTTCTGGGACAATAAAGTTAAG ATCATATATGTAGCTCGTAATGCCAAGGATGTGGCGGTGTCTTATTATCATTTCTACCAGATGGCAATTGTGCACCCAGAACCAGGAACATGGGATGAGTTCTTGGACTCTTACATTGAAGGGAAAG TGTGTTTTGGGCCGTGGAGCACTCATGTAAAAGGCTGGTGGCAGATGGCAAAGAAGTGGGATGTCCTATATCTGTTCTATGAAGACATGCTAGAG GACCTAACACGTGAGATCAGGAAAGTGGTCAAGTTCATGGGGAAGGACCTCTCTAAGGAGCTTGTGGAGAAGATTGCAAGTCTCACCTCCTTCAAAGCCATGAAGGAGAACAAAAATTCCAACTACACAACGGTTCCAAGCTCTGTGATGGACCATTCCATCTCCCCCTTCATGAGGAAAG GTGTGTGCGGCGATTGGAAGAACCAGTTCTCAGTGGCTCAAAATGAGAAGTTTGATAAATATTACCAGAGAGAGATGGCGGATTGTGATTTATCCTTCCGTTCCTAA